One window of Nocardia nova SH22a genomic DNA carries:
- a CDS encoding class I adenylate-forming enzyme family protein, translated as MAATIASALHWWADTKGDQSALVIDDETLTYRELRDWSGRVARRLAESGIAPGERVGVLGPNSMVWPVLALGVLKASAVLVPLNPRLTPAELRKVLDDAGAVLTIAPPEFTDRIERTRLLGRDFRAMSFGDFTDLRTGDRDDFRIDVGPEEPVAVLFTSGSTGLSKGVVCTNRTLLNIVFEATLTEEGFRPGSTALLLLPLVFTPGLVWGLVMAVVLGNTLVIEKELRPARAAGLIGKHQVNALFGVPLVWEAIAASDEFADTDMSSLRTAIVGGAAVSPALLKAWADKGVALRQIYGMTEAGGVATATTRAEAFTHPDTCGTGSIFTELKVVRPDGSDADAGEEGEIVLRGPGVTPGYWNDEETTAQALRDGWLHSGDLGTRDEDGRVKFVDRMKDLIITGGINISPVEIERVIGELDGVEEVAVIAARDERFGETPAAIVTVRGDVDAAAIIAHCDALVADYKVPRYVVIRDEPLPRLPSGKLSKTAIRDEYRDVADRFEKVR; from the coding sequence ATGGCTGCGACCATCGCCTCGGCCCTGCACTGGTGGGCCGATACCAAGGGGGACCAGTCCGCGCTGGTCATCGACGACGAGACGCTGACCTACCGCGAGTTGCGGGACTGGTCGGGCCGGGTGGCCCGGCGGCTCGCCGAATCCGGCATCGCTCCCGGCGAGCGGGTCGGGGTGCTGGGCCCCAATTCGATGGTCTGGCCGGTGCTCGCCCTCGGCGTGCTGAAGGCCAGTGCGGTACTCGTCCCGCTGAACCCGCGTCTGACACCGGCCGAACTGCGCAAGGTCCTCGACGACGCGGGCGCCGTGCTGACGATCGCGCCACCCGAGTTCACCGACCGGATCGAGCGAACCCGCCTGCTGGGGAGGGACTTTCGCGCGATGTCGTTCGGCGACTTCACCGACCTGCGTACCGGCGACCGCGACGACTTCCGCATCGACGTCGGTCCCGAGGAGCCGGTTGCCGTGCTGTTCACCAGCGGCTCGACCGGACTGTCGAAGGGAGTCGTCTGCACCAACCGCACGCTGCTGAACATCGTCTTCGAAGCCACGCTCACCGAAGAGGGGTTCCGGCCGGGCTCGACTGCGCTGCTGCTGCTTCCGCTGGTGTTCACTCCCGGTCTCGTATGGGGTCTGGTGATGGCGGTCGTGCTGGGCAACACGCTGGTGATCGAGAAGGAGCTGCGCCCGGCTCGCGCGGCCGGACTGATCGGCAAGCATCAGGTCAATGCGCTGTTCGGGGTGCCGCTGGTCTGGGAGGCCATCGCCGCGTCCGACGAATTCGCCGATACCGACATGTCGTCGCTGCGCACGGCGATCGTCGGCGGCGCCGCGGTCTCGCCTGCACTGCTGAAGGCGTGGGCCGACAAGGGCGTCGCATTGCGCCAGATCTACGGCATGACCGAGGCCGGTGGCGTCGCCACCGCCACCACCAGGGCCGAGGCGTTCACCCATCCCGACACCTGCGGAACCGGTTCCATCTTCACCGAATTGAAGGTGGTGCGTCCCGACGGAAGCGATGCCGACGCGGGCGAGGAGGGCGAGATCGTGCTGCGTGGCCCGGGAGTCACGCCCGGCTACTGGAACGACGAGGAGACCACCGCGCAGGCCCTGCGTGACGGCTGGCTGCACAGCGGCGACCTGGGCACTCGCGATGAGGACGGCCGCGTCAAATTCGTCGACCGGATGAAGGATCTGATCATCACCGGCGGTATCAACATCTCGCCGGTCGAGATCGAGCGCGTCATCGGCGAACTCGACGGTGTGGAGGAGGTCGCGGTGATCGCCGCCCGCGACGAGCGGTTCGGCGAGACACCCGCGGCGATCGTGACCGTGCGCGGTGATGTCGACGCCGCCGCCATCATCGCGCACTGCGACGCGCTGGTCGCCGACTACAAGGTGCCGCGCTACGTGGTGATCCGCGACGAACCGCTGCCCCGGCTGCCCAGCGGAAAACTGTCGAAGACCGCGATTCGCGACGAATACCGTGATGTCGCAGACCGATTCGAGAAGGTGCGATGA